A window of the Mucilaginibacter sp. cycad4 genome harbors these coding sequences:
- a CDS encoding glycosyltransferase family 4 protein, giving the protein MKRKIYFFSHFPPPVHGFSNVNQFIYNKLITGGLEVKRFSFVSSSKNTAIFYLKRILKAVYATLLVLKHLFSSRDDIFYMPVSGGAGMIFEALPWIFSGLSFKKSIMHHHSFQYCYKRSFMMGMMQKFNQKNTYNVFLCHCHYEAFKKNYAINSDNVYIIGNEMTLEAAAAAGGVLPVASAEKMLTIGHLSNLSAEKGFYIFCDLVEKLASTGKNIRFELAGPAGDAAITSRITELQAKFPANFIYRGSLYGEQKNDWYRALDFFVFPSVYKNETFPLVIVEAILLGVIPLTTNIACIPEYNNKAFTFSPDDFTAGAANVILTGYDDEAYYETLKAKLADTKRKAELTSKKELEDIMHLFKN; this is encoded by the coding sequence ATGAAAAGGAAAATATATTTTTTCTCCCACTTTCCGCCCCCTGTACATGGCTTTAGTAACGTAAACCAGTTTATCTATAATAAACTTATTACCGGCGGCCTGGAGGTAAAGAGATTTTCATTTGTAAGCAGCAGTAAGAACACGGCCATATTTTATTTAAAAAGAATACTAAAAGCTGTATATGCTACACTTTTGGTTTTAAAGCACCTGTTTTCAAGCAGGGACGATATATTTTATATGCCCGTATCAGGCGGGGCAGGGATGATATTTGAAGCGCTTCCCTGGATCTTTTCGGGCTTGAGCTTTAAGAAAAGCATTATGCACCATCACTCTTTTCAGTATTGCTACAAAAGGAGTTTTATGATGGGGATGATGCAAAAGTTTAATCAAAAGAACACTTACAACGTTTTTTTATGCCATTGCCATTATGAGGCATTTAAAAAAAACTATGCCATTAATAGCGATAACGTATACATTATTGGCAATGAAATGACATTGGAAGCAGCGGCTGCAGCAGGCGGCGTTTTACCTGTTGCGTCTGCTGAAAAAATGCTGACGATAGGGCACTTGTCAAACTTATCGGCCGAAAAAGGTTTCTATATTTTTTGCGATCTGGTTGAAAAACTTGCCTCAACCGGGAAGAACATCAGGTTTGAACTTGCCGGGCCGGCCGGTGATGCTGCCATAACATCAAGGATCACAGAACTGCAAGCCAAATTTCCTGCAAACTTTATATACAGGGGATCGCTTTATGGCGAGCAGAAAAACGATTGGTACCGGGCACTTGACTTTTTTGTATTTCCATCGGTTTATAAAAACGAGACCTTTCCACTGGTAATAGTAGAAGCTATTTTATTAGGTGTAATCCCGCTTACTACAAATATTGCCTGTATTCCCGAGTACAATAACAAGGCCTTTACCTTTTCGCCCGATGATTTTACAGCCGGTGCGGCCAATGTTATTTTAACTGGTTATGATGATGAGGCTTATTACGAGACCCTGAAAGCTAAACTGGCAGACACGAAGCGCAAGGCCGAATTAACCAGCAAAAAAGAGCTGGAAGATATAATGCACCTGTTTAAAAACTGA
- a CDS encoding acyltransferase, with the protein MKALYYFIFKKLYPIKYARHIGVKVGEDCRLINVDFSSEPYLITLGNHVSATATRFETHDGGVWVFRDRHPLVDVVKPIKVGNNVFIGYGSVILPGVTIGDNVVIGAYSVVSRDVPSNSVAAGIPAKVLKDVAAYEERHLANSDQTKNLDYEAKKAYYTKKYNQ; encoded by the coding sequence ATGAAAGCTTTATATTATTTTATTTTCAAAAAGCTGTATCCAATAAAATATGCCCGCCATATTGGGGTTAAGGTAGGAGAAGATTGCAGGCTTATAAATGTTGACTTCAGTTCTGAACCTTACCTTATAACCCTGGGAAATCACGTAAGCGCCACTGCCACCAGGTTTGAAACTCATGACGGTGGTGTTTGGGTTTTTAGGGACAGGCACCCATTGGTTGATGTGGTTAAACCAATTAAGGTTGGCAATAATGTATTTATAGGGTATGGCTCGGTTATTTTACCAGGCGTAACCATTGGCGATAATGTTGTTATCGGCGCCTATTCGGTAGTTTCAAGGGATGTACCATCTAATTCAGTAGCTGCCGGTATACCAGCTAAGGTTTTAAAAGATGTTGCGGCCTATGAAGAAAGACATTTGGCCAATTCTGATCAGACAAAGAACCTCGATTATGAGGCTAAAAAAGCTTATTACACCAAAAAATACAATCAATAA
- a CDS encoding WcaF family extracellular polysaccharide biosynthesis acetyltransferase, with protein MISKVRLKDFDNSVGLDRGAGKLKNITWYLVKMVFFLNAFPFPNSLKCFLLRSFGARVGTGVVIKPRVNIHMPWKLEVGSDVWIGEEAFILNFEKINIGNNVCVSQRAFLCGGNHDFRTPSMPYRNGPITLADGSWVGAGVFVGPGVTIGTDTVVTAGSVVTSNLGDNGIYKGNPPVYVKPRWPQLS; from the coding sequence ATGATATCAAAAGTAAGGCTTAAGGATTTCGATAACAGCGTAGGGCTTGATAGGGGAGCTGGTAAATTAAAAAACATAACCTGGTACCTGGTGAAAATGGTATTCTTCCTCAACGCGTTTCCATTCCCCAATTCGCTGAAATGCTTTCTGCTGCGCAGCTTTGGAGCCAGGGTTGGTACAGGCGTGGTCATTAAACCCCGCGTTAATATACACATGCCATGGAAGCTTGAAGTTGGCAGCGATGTTTGGATAGGCGAAGAAGCCTTTATATTGAATTTTGAAAAGATTAACATAGGCAATAACGTGTGCGTATCGCAGCGTGCTTTTTTATGCGGCGGTAATCATGATTTCCGTACGCCATCAATGCCATATCGTAACGGGCCCATTACCCTGGCCGATGGTTCATGGGTTGGAGCAGGCGTTTTTGTAGGCCCCGGCGTAACTATAGGCACAGATACGGTTGTAACGGCTGGCTCGGTTGTTACATCAAACCTGGGCGATAATGGTATTTATAAAGGCAATCCGCCGGTTTATGTAAAACCCCGCTGGCCTCAATTATCATAG
- a CDS encoding glycosyltransferase — MAKLKICVLIAGFGIGGAQKQCIYLLNELQNDPELELHLIHYYEGINFDLLKQENLKIHQLAVSSFYNPKNIINLVKLIKGIGPDILFSWLHASDVYSYFISKFVSKMKWIMTERDSFYPFDLRYKLRGFAGKGADLIICNSVKGKAYWEQKGVKSGKVAVVKNILLPAVKKKTLELGGSPVITYAGRLEVQKNVITLANAFCVLADKHKAAKFMIIGEGILDGQLQEIIKAEGKEDNVSLISYQKNILAYFSATDVFVNISAHEGMPNTIIENILLGNKIVASKIPEHEEILGAAYPYYVNDPHNINEVAGAIERILTENNIEDHLAYGRTQLEQMSAEKVGNAYKKLFKQTLN; from the coding sequence ATGGCTAAATTAAAGATCTGTGTTTTAATTGCCGGTTTCGGCATTGGGGGCGCTCAAAAACAATGCATATACTTATTAAATGAATTACAAAATGATCCCGAACTGGAACTGCATTTAATTCATTACTACGAGGGCATAAACTTCGATTTACTAAAACAGGAGAATTTAAAGATACACCAGCTGGCGGTTTCATCTTTTTATAACCCTAAGAACATTATAAATTTAGTGAAGCTAATTAAAGGCATAGGCCCCGATATTTTATTTTCGTGGCTGCATGCCAGTGATGTTTACTCGTACTTTATAAGCAAGTTTGTATCCAAAATGAAATGGATAATGACCGAGCGCGACTCGTTTTATCCGTTTGACCTGCGGTATAAATTACGCGGGTTTGCAGGCAAGGGGGCCGATCTTATCATCTGTAACTCGGTTAAGGGAAAGGCGTATTGGGAGCAAAAGGGTGTTAAATCTGGCAAGGTTGCAGTAGTAAAAAATATCCTGCTGCCTGCGGTAAAGAAAAAAACGCTGGAACTGGGCGGATCACCGGTAATTACTTATGCGGGCAGGCTTGAGGTACAAAAGAATGTTATAACCCTGGCAAATGCTTTTTGTGTATTGGCCGATAAGCATAAGGCAGCAAAATTCATGATAATTGGCGAAGGCATTTTAGATGGACAATTGCAGGAGATTATAAAAGCAGAGGGCAAGGAAGATAATGTATCCCTTATCTCTTACCAAAAAAATATACTCGCCTATTTTTCGGCGACTGATGTTTTTGTGAACATCAGTGCGCACGAGGGGATGCCGAATACCATTATCGAGAATATATTACTTGGTAATAAAATAGTGGCCTCAAAAATACCCGAGCATGAGGAGATCCTCGGAGCTGCATATCCTTATTATGTGAACGACCCTCATAACATTAATGAAGTTGCAGGTGCGATTGAGCGCATCTTAACTGAAAATAATATTGAAGATCATTTAGCATACGGCCGTACACAGCTGGAGCAAATGTCGGCAGAGAAGGTAGGTAACGCTTATAAAAAACTATTTAAACAAACATTAAATTGA
- a CDS encoding serine acetyltransferase produces the protein MNKIIESDLYRVAGEVSYKAFLARLLKDPCFRFLFFFRKAQQTSKRSPLGFLYHQLFRRYTIKYGIQIPKPVKIGKGFLLLHQGGIVINAQSVIGDNVTILHNVTLGNTKRGKFIGAPKLGNSIYVGPGAVLVGGITIGDNVLIAPNSYVNCDVPANSIALGNPCKIIPSETATLGYINNFYSGEV, from the coding sequence GTGAATAAAATAATTGAATCTGATCTATATCGGGTGGCGGGCGAGGTAAGCTACAAGGCTTTTTTGGCGAGGCTTTTAAAGGACCCCTGCTTTCGTTTTTTGTTCTTTTTCAGAAAAGCGCAGCAAACATCCAAGCGTTCGCCATTAGGATTTTTATACCACCAGCTTTTTAGGCGATACACCATTAAGTATGGCATACAGATCCCTAAACCTGTAAAAATAGGTAAGGGCTTTTTATTGCTTCATCAGGGCGGTATTGTTATAAACGCGCAATCAGTAATAGGCGACAACGTTACCATATTACATAATGTTACTTTGGGTAACACTAAAAGAGGGAAATTTATCGGCGCCCCTAAATTGGGTAACAGCATATATGTAGGACCGGGTGCGGTTTTGGTTGGCGGGATAACTATTGGCGATAATGTACTGATAGCCCCTAACAGCTACGTTAATTGTGATGTGCCTGCAAACAGCATAGCCTTAGGTAATCCATGTAAGATCATCCCGAGTGAAACCGCCACTTTGGGTTATATAAATAATTTTTACAGCGGCGAAGTTTAG
- a CDS encoding acyltransferase, which produces MKKIKRALSRVFFHLSRFFLRFLEATYVRLYMVYYLKLLKAYGITFTGTPRYISTKVKFDDFDQVELGERVVMSENVILLTHDYSLTTGLIAVNKEPKTDIAFIRPIKIRNNVFVGMNTIILPGTTINENVIIGAGSVLRGEIPADSIVVGNPAVVVGKLTDRVAKWEAILKDVNLKVD; this is translated from the coding sequence TTGAAAAAGATAAAAAGGGCTTTATCGAGGGTATTTTTTCATTTATCCAGATTTTTTCTCCGTTTTTTGGAGGCAACTTATGTAAGGCTTTATATGGTTTATTACCTGAAACTGTTAAAGGCTTACGGTATTACATTTACCGGTACGCCGCGCTACATATCAACAAAGGTAAAGTTTGATGATTTTGATCAGGTTGAACTTGGCGAACGGGTGGTAATGTCTGAAAATGTTATCCTTTTAACGCACGATTACTCCTTAACCACGGGGCTTATCGCCGTAAATAAGGAGCCTAAAACCGATATCGCATTCATCCGCCCTATAAAGATCAGGAACAATGTTTTTGTGGGTATGAACACCATTATACTCCCCGGCACTACCATCAATGAAAACGTGATCATCGGTGCAGGATCGGTATTAAGGGGCGAGATCCCGGCCGATTCCATTGTTGTGGGTAACCCGGCGGTGGTTGTTGGTAAACTCACCGACAGGGTTGCCAAATGGGAAGCCATCCTTAAGGATGTAAACCTTAAAGTAGATTAA